A stretch of Eschrichtius robustus isolate mEscRob2 chromosome 6, mEscRob2.pri, whole genome shotgun sequence DNA encodes these proteins:
- the TMEM212 gene encoding transmembrane protein 212: MQGLYKTAGRILITLGALSVFSRVIAFFPVFSYKLWFTGWSVWIACPIWNGALAIMTGILLLLAHKEWTQRHLWEASFTFVILSILGCPLHFTVALASALLGPYCFYSFWGIAGTNYLGYAVAFPFPYAKFPSVCVDPPHYEEYHLTLQALDLCLSFAMLCVSLTAFITLSARLIWNGHINVSFQKGAASSCSILNAKMESLVY, translated from the exons ATGCAGGGCTTATACAAGACTGCTGGCCGGATTCTCATTACTCTGGGGGCTCTCAGTGTATTCTCTAGAGTTATTGCTTTCTTCCCAGTCTTCTCCTACAAGCTTTGGTTCACAGGATGGAGTGTCTGGATTGCTTGTCCCATCTGGAATGGAGCTTtg GCCATCATGACTGGTATACTCCTACTGTTGGCTCACAAAGAGTGGACTCAGAGACACCTG tGGGAAGCTAGTTTCACCTTTGTGATTCTGAGCATCCTGGGATGTCCACTTCATTTTACTGTAGCCTTGGCATCTGCTCTCCTTGGCCCGTATTGCTTCTACTCCTTTTGGGGGATTGCAGGGACCAATTACCTTGGTTATGCAGTtgcctttccttttccatatgCAAAATTCCCATCAGTTTGTGTAGACCCACCACACTATGAAGAGTACCACCTGACACTTCAAGCTTTAGACCTGTGCCTGAGCTTTGCCATGCTCTGTGTGTCCCTGACAGCGTTCATCACACTTTCTGCAAGACTTATCTGGAATGGACACATAAATGTAAGTTTCCAGAAAGGGGCAGCCAGTTCCTGTTCCATCCTAAATGCTAAAATGGAAAGTTTGGTATATTAA